A section of the Paenibacillus odorifer genome encodes:
- a CDS encoding TerC family protein, with amino-acid sequence MDWGLLLEYGWVLLVLVALEGLLAADNALVLAIMVKHLPDEERKKALFYGLAGAFVFRFGSLFVISYLVDIWQVQAIGAIYLLFIAGNHIFRKLLFKKPVTDEAAESGTDGAVNKKKSSFWFTVLKVEVADIAFAVDSILAAVALAVALPASGLPKIGGLDGGQFLVIFAGGFIGLVIMRFAASFFVKLLHSRPGLEIAAFFIVGWVGVKLSVITLAHPSLGVLSEDFAHSTWWKATFYVVLVLIAVIGWFMSSHKVEENVGENPVREVDKQLGK; translated from the coding sequence ATGGATTGGGGATTATTATTAGAGTACGGTTGGGTATTGCTTGTTCTGGTAGCACTAGAGGGACTACTCGCCGCAGATAACGCATTGGTATTGGCAATTATGGTTAAGCACCTTCCTGATGAGGAAAGAAAAAAAGCGCTGTTTTACGGATTAGCGGGGGCCTTCGTGTTCCGATTCGGTTCGCTATTTGTCATCTCCTATCTGGTCGATATCTGGCAAGTACAAGCCATCGGCGCGATTTATTTATTATTTATCGCGGGTAATCATATTTTCCGAAAACTGTTGTTTAAGAAGCCCGTCACAGATGAAGCTGCTGAAAGCGGCACTGACGGTGCGGTCAATAAAAAGAAATCCAGCTTTTGGTTTACTGTTCTGAAGGTAGAAGTCGCTGACATCGCCTTCGCGGTCGATTCCATCCTAGCCGCAGTTGCACTCGCGGTTGCTCTTCCTGCAAGTGGTCTTCCAAAAATCGGAGGCCTCGATGGCGGACAATTCCTCGTCATCTTTGCCGGTGGATTTATCGGTCTGGTCATTATGCGTTTCGCAGCTTCCTTCTTCGTTAAGCTGCTGCATTCCCGTCCAGGACTTGAAATTGCAGCCTTCTTTATCGTAGGTTGGGTGGGTGTTAAGCTGTCAGTCATTACATTGGCGCACCCTTCACTTGGTGTTCTGTCCGAAGATTTCGCTCATAGTACCTGGTGGAAAGCCACCTTCTACGTTGTGCTCGTACTCATCGCTGTAATCGGCTGGTTTATGAGTAGCCACAAGGTTGAAGAGAATGTTGGCGAGAATCCGGTTAGAGAAGTAGACAAACAACTCGGTAAATAA
- a CDS encoding response regulator transcription factor: protein MMIVDDEPNILDGLYEFFVKADFKDLEIIKVHSADHAIDWLNTVKIDIVLSDICMPGMDGMALIQEIVDRWPRCKVILLTGHNEFDFAHQAIRNPCVVDYLLKTEGMDKIRAAVELTLEKISSEEDYFYKSQWLRDKLPRALPQLQQQLLHDILRRTERIDRQSLQVEFDAIQLPFNADGSVLPIILRMEAWRNYETASDRSLIRYAVANIAEELLSDKVEVKAVDLDPGTIACFVQPKSESVSSIKEEELWLKTLRFVHGTMESVQQACGKCLQLSVSIIASDQEVHWHELNYALNRLRLAIFDSPGLGMEKLLRINTKEVSPSPGSMHNRNATAELLLDYLKQRLLEGDLDWGTSFRKWVELSGEGGPEDPFLRLRLMSGISNTLLQTLQELGLTEKAHSGMNLSRMLYFNINTHWSDVISFYHTFFEWIISNRSATYKHDESNILSMIHQYIKSHLADDLSLTRIAQEVSLNPSYLSRWYKRTTGKGISDYILEKKVELSKELLLGTALKMHEISGQLGFSDQHYFFRFFKKTVGCTPQEYREQKRG from the coding sequence ATGATGATAGTTGATGATGAGCCTAATATTTTGGATGGGCTGTACGAATTTTTTGTAAAGGCAGATTTTAAAGATTTGGAGATCATAAAGGTTCATTCAGCGGATCATGCCATAGACTGGCTTAATACCGTAAAAATAGATATTGTGCTTAGTGACATCTGTATGCCAGGTATGGATGGGATGGCGTTAATTCAGGAAATTGTCGACCGCTGGCCACGTTGTAAAGTAATTCTGCTGACAGGACATAATGAATTCGATTTTGCCCATCAGGCGATCCGAAATCCATGTGTAGTTGACTATTTATTGAAGACAGAGGGGATGGATAAAATTCGTGCCGCTGTGGAGCTGACTTTGGAGAAAATATCTTCAGAAGAGGATTATTTCTATAAAAGCCAGTGGCTTCGCGACAAGCTCCCGCGCGCGCTGCCCCAGTTACAGCAGCAGTTATTACACGATATTCTAAGACGCACCGAACGGATAGACCGGCAGAGCTTGCAGGTTGAATTCGATGCCATTCAGCTCCCGTTCAACGCGGATGGATCCGTCCTGCCTATTATTCTGCGGATGGAGGCTTGGCGAAATTATGAAACGGCTTCAGACCGGAGTTTAATTCGTTATGCGGTAGCCAATATTGCGGAGGAGCTGCTCAGCGACAAGGTTGAAGTTAAGGCTGTGGATCTGGATCCGGGGACGATAGCTTGTTTTGTTCAGCCTAAAAGTGAAAGTGTATCCTCAATCAAGGAAGAAGAGCTCTGGTTAAAAACGCTGCGCTTCGTCCACGGAACAATGGAATCCGTTCAGCAAGCCTGTGGCAAATGTCTGCAACTATCTGTGTCTATCATCGCCAGTGATCAGGAAGTGCATTGGCATGAGCTGAACTATGCCTTGAACCGTTTACGATTAGCCATTTTTGATAGCCCCGGACTTGGGATGGAAAAGCTGCTGAGGATAAATACCAAGGAAGTGAGCCCAAGTCCAGGTTCTATGCATAATCGAAATGCAACAGCAGAACTACTGCTCGACTATTTAAAACAACGGCTGCTTGAAGGTGATCTCGATTGGGGCACATCTTTTCGCAAATGGGTGGAGCTCTCGGGGGAAGGTGGGCCGGAGGATCCTTTTTTGAGATTAAGATTAATGTCTGGGATCAGTAACACCCTGCTGCAGACTTTACAAGAGTTAGGTTTAACGGAAAAAGCCCATAGCGGTATGAATTTATCACGTATGTTATATTTTAATATCAATACACACTGGTCGGACGTCATCTCTTTTTATCACACGTTTTTTGAATGGATTATCTCGAACAGAAGCGCTACCTATAAACATGATGAATCGAATATCCTGTCCATGATCCACCAATATATTAAATCCCATCTGGCCGATGATTTGTCCTTAACCCGGATTGCGCAGGAAGTCTCACTTAATCCGTCCTATCTGTCACGCTGGTATAAAAGAACGACAGGGAAGGGGATTTCTGATTATATTCTGGAGAAAAAAGTGGAGCTGAGTAAGGAGCTGTTGCTTGGAACTGCTCTAAAAATGCACGAGATCTCCGGCCAGCTCGGGTTTAGTGATCAGCACTATTTTTTTCGATTCTTCAAAAAAACCGTTGGCTGTACGCCGCAGGAATATCGAGAGCAAAAACGAGGATAA
- a CDS encoding sensor histidine kinase: MKSFSIGWNPDSIVIKLIGAFLLVMLPLCALSISITYYSSNQMQAEVERANESKVHFYYSHLEFELQRITGLVTEYSQDETLATFSTRIPIMSRYEVDSNLNNIYTKLKQIKETSPYISDVVYYVPEINKRVSAAVGVRDVTNEEWQSLLATMGNLKGALSKYEDDLYLLRSNPYNLDRNLSPNFLLGVKLSSPELELRLKEFAVSGGSDITLAFGNNDYVISTSDQKPRLFPIEKPLNSEETVSVQRYRFDNSFYYSLYDHSNNFRLTANIPNTVLMKPIHVYSLLLWLLFVVSIVIIILFSLWTYRMIHRPMSILIRGFKKAEQGQTGIFITHSRRDEFGYLYSRFNEMLKHLNTLIDENYVQRIRTGEAELKHLQSQITPHFLYNSLFSIKQMAEVENVELIKEFSDYLGQYFRYMTRDSAQEVTLQQEQEHALVYLAIQRIRFGARIRAEVDEIAADCRDIKVPRVLLQPIIENVFEHGLKQKSSNGLLKMSYEKVEHTLTIIIEDNGDSLSEDKLNLLQRQFSEQNAIQGEITGLLNVNQRLRIKFGSPYGLMAERSSLGGLCVRVNLPLKGDVQDATNDDS; this comes from the coding sequence ATGAAATCATTCTCCATCGGGTGGAACCCCGATTCCATTGTGATCAAGCTGATCGGAGCTTTCCTATTGGTCATGCTTCCACTCTGTGCGCTGAGTATATCTATTACCTACTATAGCTCCAACCAAATGCAAGCTGAAGTGGAGAGGGCGAACGAATCGAAGGTTCATTTTTACTACAGCCATCTTGAATTTGAGCTGCAACGGATAACGGGCTTAGTCACGGAGTACTCTCAGGATGAAACGCTGGCTACCTTCAGTACCCGTATTCCAATTATGAGCCGGTACGAAGTGGATTCTAATCTGAACAATATATACACCAAGCTAAAACAAATCAAAGAAACCAGTCCTTATATTAGTGATGTTGTGTATTATGTCCCGGAAATTAATAAGCGGGTTAGCGCTGCGGTGGGGGTTAGGGATGTCACCAACGAGGAATGGCAAAGTCTGCTGGCCACTATGGGTAATCTGAAGGGTGCTTTATCTAAATACGAAGACGACTTATATTTACTGCGTAGTAATCCTTATAACCTGGATCGCAATCTTTCACCTAATTTTTTGCTGGGAGTGAAGCTTTCCTCACCTGAGCTTGAGTTGCGTTTGAAAGAATTTGCGGTATCAGGGGGGAGCGATATTACGTTAGCCTTCGGCAATAACGATTATGTGATATCAACTTCTGACCAGAAGCCCAGGTTGTTCCCCATAGAGAAACCACTAAATAGTGAAGAGACTGTAAGTGTGCAGCGGTATCGTTTTGATAATTCTTTTTACTATTCGCTCTACGATCACAGCAATAACTTTAGGCTGACCGCAAATATTCCCAATACGGTGCTCATGAAGCCGATTCATGTCTACTCATTGTTGCTATGGTTGTTGTTCGTTGTCTCGATAGTGATCATTATCTTGTTCTCTTTATGGACGTACAGGATGATTCATCGCCCGATGTCTATTCTTATCAGGGGGTTTAAGAAAGCGGAGCAGGGGCAGACGGGGATCTTTATAACTCACTCCCGCAGGGATGAGTTTGGGTATCTATATTCTCGTTTCAATGAGATGCTTAAGCATCTGAATACGTTAATCGATGAGAACTACGTGCAGCGTATCCGGACAGGGGAAGCGGAGCTTAAACATTTACAATCGCAGATCACGCCTCATTTTCTCTATAACAGTCTATTTAGCATAAAACAGATGGCTGAGGTGGAAAATGTAGAGCTGATCAAGGAATTCTCTGATTATTTAGGGCAATATTTTCGGTACATGACCCGGGATTCCGCCCAGGAGGTTACTTTGCAGCAAGAGCAGGAGCATGCTTTGGTCTATCTGGCTATACAGCGGATTCGTTTTGGCGCGAGAATTAGAGCTGAGGTAGATGAGATTGCAGCGGATTGCCGGGACATCAAAGTCCCACGGGTTCTCCTGCAGCCCATTATTGAAAATGTATTCGAGCATGGGCTTAAGCAAAAAAGCAGCAATGGCCTATTAAAAATGAGTTATGAAAAAGTTGAGCATACGCTGACTATTATAATAGAAGATAACGGTGACTCACTTAGTGAGGACAAGTTAAATCTCTTGCAGCGCCAGTTCTCCGAGCAGAATGCCATTCAGGGGGAGATCACGGGTTTATTAAATGTAAATCAGAGATTGAGGATCAAATTTGGTTCCCCTTATGGCTTGATGGCAGAGAGAAGCAGTTTGGGCGGACTTTGTGTAAGAGTCAATTTACCGCTTAAAGGGGACGTGCAGGATGCAACGAATGATGATAGTTGA
- a CDS encoding carbohydrate ABC transporter permease, translated as MHHTSTAYRWFLRCNYVFLTLLAVLCLFPIVNILAISFSSSAAVNAGSVTFWPVDFTLSSYKYILQNNQFIHSFGTSLLRVVLGVSVNLLFTILVAYPLSKEAKSFRSRTVYAWIFVFTMLFSGGLIPGYLIVKEMGLLDSIWSLVIPGAVPIFNVLLMLNFFRGLPKELEEAAWMDGAGHLRTLWSVYLPVSMPSIATITLFALVGHWNAWFDGMIYMRSPEHYPLATYLQSILQQVSIQTENITFEQAALLNQISDRTTQASQIFLSIIPILAIYPFLQRYFVHGLVVGSVKG; from the coding sequence ATGCACCATACTTCAACTGCTTATCGTTGGTTTCTCCGCTGCAATTATGTATTTCTGACTTTGCTCGCGGTGCTTTGTCTTTTTCCAATCGTGAATATTCTGGCGATCTCTTTCAGCTCCAGCGCAGCTGTTAACGCGGGTAGCGTAACCTTCTGGCCTGTGGATTTCACACTTTCTTCCTATAAATATATCCTTCAGAACAACCAGTTCATTCACTCCTTCGGAACTAGTCTGCTCCGGGTAGTGCTTGGCGTATCCGTTAACTTGTTGTTTACGATTCTAGTAGCTTATCCGCTGTCTAAAGAGGCAAAGTCCTTCCGCTCACGGACCGTGTACGCCTGGATTTTTGTGTTCACGATGCTCTTCAGTGGGGGTCTGATTCCTGGCTATTTAATTGTAAAAGAAATGGGGCTGCTGGATAGCATCTGGTCGCTTGTTATACCGGGCGCGGTGCCGATCTTTAATGTTCTACTTATGCTCAATTTCTTCAGAGGTTTGCCAAAAGAATTGGAGGAAGCCGCATGGATGGATGGCGCGGGACACTTACGCACGTTATGGAGTGTGTATCTGCCGGTATCTATGCCAAGTATTGCGACCATTACGTTGTTCGCTTTGGTGGGTCACTGGAATGCATGGTTCGATGGTATGATTTATATGAGAAGCCCGGAACATTATCCGCTGGCCACCTATTTACAATCCATACTTCAGCAGGTATCGATCCAGACTGAAAATATTACTTTTGAACAAGCTGCGTTATTAAATCAAATCTCAGACCGTACAACGCAAGCCTCCCAGATCTTCTTGTCTATCATTCCGATCCTGGCGATTTATCCGTTCCTGCAAAGATATTTTGTGCATGGACTAGTCGTGGGTAGTGTAAAGGGTTAA
- a CDS encoding ABC transporter permease, producing the protein MHFNTKQFLRNIPLHLMILPALIVIIIFSYIPMAGLVIAFQNFSPISGFKNMNWTGLENFRYLFELPGFGQVVWNTVFISVMKIIAGLTVPVIAALLLNEVRVNGFKRSIQTIIYMPHFFSWVILGGIIVDVLSPSSGIVNMLLKALGMQPIQFLADNSWFPYVLVITDQWKEFGFGTIIYLAALTSIDSSLYEAAVIDGAGRWKQTWHITLPGIRPIMILMLTLSLGNVLNGGFDQVFNLYNPLVYESGDILDTMIYRIGLQDAQYSVSTALGLIKSVVSFVFIGLGYYLAYRFAKYRIF; encoded by the coding sequence ATGCACTTTAATACTAAGCAATTTCTACGTAATATTCCGCTCCATTTAATGATTTTACCTGCCTTAATAGTGATCATTATTTTTAGTTATATTCCAATGGCTGGCCTTGTAATTGCCTTCCAGAATTTTTCCCCGATTTCAGGGTTTAAGAATATGAACTGGACAGGGCTCGAAAACTTTCGTTATTTGTTTGAGCTTCCCGGTTTTGGTCAGGTCGTATGGAATACTGTATTTATCTCCGTCATGAAAATTATTGCTGGGCTGACCGTGCCAGTTATAGCGGCTTTATTGCTTAATGAGGTTCGTGTAAACGGCTTCAAACGTTCGATTCAGACGATTATTTATATGCCGCACTTTTTCTCATGGGTTATCTTGGGCGGGATTATCGTAGATGTACTGTCTCCGAGCAGCGGGATTGTCAACATGCTTTTAAAAGCACTAGGCATGCAGCCTATTCAATTTCTAGCGGACAATAGCTGGTTCCCATACGTACTAGTGATCACAGATCAATGGAAGGAGTTTGGATTCGGGACGATTATTTATTTGGCGGCTTTAACCAGCATTGACTCCTCTCTTTATGAAGCTGCTGTAATCGATGGTGCCGGAAGATGGAAGCAGACCTGGCATATTACGCTTCCGGGCATTCGCCCGATTATGATCCTGATGCTTACACTCAGCCTTGGCAACGTCCTGAACGGGGGATTTGACCAAGTGTTCAACCTGTACAATCCGCTAGTGTATGAATCAGGTGATATTTTGGACACGATGATTTACCGAATTGGTCTACAGGATGCTCAGTACTCTGTATCGACCGCACTAGGATTGATAAAATCGGTAGTTTCCTTCGTATTTATCGGGCTGGGTTATTATCTGGCGTATCGTTTTGCTAAATATCGGATTTTTTAG
- a CDS encoding extracellular solute-binding protein, which translates to MKRKIKGLPLMASAIVLSLVFSGCSSNNSGNSSGNSSSSAEGNTSVQTEMEGGPLTKYDPPIKLRSTMNETGKETLAQGDTHSNNIWTRGYEEELGIKVSYDWIVADANYNDKMNVTLASGDLPDLLKVSTVQFEQLYEAGMLEDLTGVFDKYASDLVKEYYAEEDGAGLKPVTKDGKLMAMVSFPGSLDSSDMIWIRKDWMDKLNLAEPTSMQDIIKIAEDFTFKDPDGNGKQDTYGISLNKDLPINAFLLGYHAYLETWIKNADGEVVNGTIQPEVKAGLAELQRLYKEGVIDPEFGVKDFAKAMEDVNAGKSGMLFLPQWAPFQVKDMIKKDQNVNWVPYPVQSIDDQPAKTQNHLTIGGVFAVRKGYEHPEALIKLLNFQAEKMFGESAKTERAKYLNGDTGLGFQNAVVSNLPPNKNVKAQDEVEKALESGDTSNMGLEAKLFYDDIQSYRGGDLDKWHMERIFGPLSSQSVIKHYRDNDLVLMNEFIYAPTKTMNSKAATLDKLRAETFVKIIYGSLPIDEFDKFVANWKKLGGDQITKEVNDIVKAN; encoded by the coding sequence ATGAAAAGAAAGATTAAAGGCTTGCCTTTAATGGCATCGGCCATTGTTTTATCATTAGTTTTCAGTGGTTGCTCCAGCAATAATAGTGGAAACAGTAGTGGAAACAGTAGTAGTTCCGCAGAGGGAAACACTAGTGTGCAAACGGAAATGGAAGGCGGCCCTTTAACCAAATATGATCCGCCGATCAAACTTCGCTCCACGATGAACGAAACAGGCAAAGAGACGTTGGCGCAGGGCGATACACATTCCAATAACATCTGGACCAGAGGATACGAGGAAGAGCTTGGGATTAAAGTGTCCTATGACTGGATTGTGGCTGATGCTAACTATAACGATAAAATGAATGTTACCTTGGCGAGCGGGGATTTACCTGATTTGTTAAAGGTGTCCACGGTGCAATTCGAGCAGCTTTATGAAGCTGGCATGTTGGAGGATTTGACCGGGGTATTTGATAAATATGCTTCGGATCTTGTCAAAGAATATTACGCTGAAGAGGACGGAGCAGGGCTTAAGCCGGTTACGAAAGATGGAAAACTGATGGCGATGGTAAGCTTCCCGGGTTCGCTGGATTCCTCTGATATGATATGGATTCGAAAAGACTGGATGGACAAGCTGAATTTGGCAGAGCCAACATCCATGCAGGATATTATTAAGATTGCAGAAGACTTTACATTTAAAGATCCAGACGGAAATGGCAAACAGGATACTTACGGCATTTCGTTGAACAAGGACTTGCCAATCAATGCGTTTCTACTCGGGTACCATGCTTACCTGGAAACTTGGATCAAAAACGCCGATGGCGAGGTTGTGAATGGTACGATTCAACCGGAGGTAAAGGCTGGACTTGCGGAGCTGCAAAGATTGTATAAAGAAGGAGTCATTGATCCAGAGTTTGGAGTGAAAGACTTTGCCAAAGCGATGGAGGATGTAAATGCTGGTAAGTCCGGTATGTTATTTTTGCCGCAATGGGCCCCTTTCCAAGTAAAGGACATGATTAAAAAAGATCAAAATGTTAACTGGGTGCCTTATCCGGTACAATCTATTGATGACCAACCTGCCAAAACTCAAAACCATCTTACAATTGGTGGCGTATTCGCGGTCCGTAAGGGCTACGAGCATCCGGAGGCATTGATCAAGCTGCTTAACTTCCAAGCAGAGAAAATGTTTGGGGAGTCCGCTAAAACGGAACGGGCAAAATATTTGAACGGGGACACAGGTCTGGGCTTCCAAAATGCGGTTGTATCCAACCTGCCACCGAACAAAAATGTAAAGGCACAGGATGAAGTGGAAAAAGCCCTTGAATCGGGAGATACCTCAAACATGGGCCTTGAAGCTAAATTATTCTATGATGATATTCAAAGCTACCGCGGTGGAGATCTTGATAAATGGCATATGGAACGGATCTTTGGGCCGCTTAGCTCACAATCGGTTATCAAACACTACCGCGACAATGACTTGGTGTTGATGAATGAGTTCATTTATGCCCCAACTAAAACGATGAACAGCAAAGCGGCTACCTTGGATAAACTGCGTGCAGAGACCTTTGTCAAAATCATTTACGGAAGTCTTCCTATCGATGAATTCGACAAATTCGTAGCCAACTGGAAAAAGCTCGGTGGAGATCAAATAACGAAAGAAGTAAATGATATCGTAAAAGCAAACTAG
- a CDS encoding YcdB/YcdC domain-containing protein: MKSNSTLFVHQTAKTVLITSVALALLLPPGLAAADSISVSSNTSVTQVSTQSAAPATTTNSEADPTKVKFTQEQAIAKLKELFPSLKDATVNNVQLGSNQSYPAPANQMIWHIQWQVQEGNMGYGFSSEVDAINGDIINTYLSFSQEKNESYYPPKVSQTQALEIAKTFVAKAASSVKSSELQLNENVGYSYFSESLFGPVQYGYNFSILKNGIPSGSDSINIVVDGNGNVTQFSKSAQGLEYPSAQPKITLEQAQKQFAEQFDVGLFYIPIYKNGKPNNWILGWRPIDQSLYPIDALTGKRIDYEGKESVSTSVVYSEVAKSKDVFQARSSSTELSAKEAAQLVEKVAYIPADRKLISQTLRNDYQDSDRKIWQLYWGSNGNDRYIGAGFPEQSSAEIDAKTGEVLQYQVQAYGAIQDKKKEEPAPAGGKKLSEAEAKVKALSIINSLYPQASQKLKLVEYGDNSSLTSDGSGYGYQFIRYHQGIPVSDSTITVSLDLYGRLTSYMGNRISGIDGITLSPDATISKKEALESYKPKYQTKLKYTQVGGYNTYSNYVAPKVKLVYDTTFDESNGLNQVLDAATGKWVAVYDYLGQQDAQLSATDIKGHAAERELSELVNHHVITPDADGKVNPDQEITVGDWLSYLAKASSPNFTNYYNNNERKTVAGVKPENSYYDAVIFAADRKWINKDESLQVESKLTREQLAVHLANFLKYNKLTAYLDKDVTVSQFSDSSAINNKGAVALVVKLGLLKDDNGKFNPQQNVTKALAASVIMKLVELQGKTDQIIGQ; this comes from the coding sequence TTGAAAAGCAATAGTACTCTTTTTGTTCATCAAACGGCTAAAACGGTGTTGATCACTTCAGTTGCACTCGCGTTACTCTTACCCCCTGGCTTAGCCGCAGCCGATTCTATATCTGTTAGCAGCAACACTTCCGTAACGCAGGTTAGTACGCAATCAGCGGCTCCAGCTACGACTACGAACTCTGAGGCTGATCCTACAAAAGTGAAATTCACGCAGGAGCAAGCCATTGCAAAGTTAAAAGAACTATTCCCATCCCTAAAAGATGCAACTGTAAACAATGTTCAACTGGGATCTAACCAAAGCTACCCAGCACCAGCAAATCAAATGATCTGGCATATTCAGTGGCAGGTTCAAGAAGGGAATATGGGATATGGTTTTAGCAGTGAGGTAGACGCCATTAATGGTGATATCATCAATACCTATCTCTCATTCTCGCAGGAAAAGAACGAGTCCTATTATCCACCGAAAGTATCGCAGACTCAGGCATTGGAGATCGCCAAGACTTTTGTGGCTAAGGCAGCCTCATCAGTTAAGAGCAGTGAGCTGCAATTAAATGAGAATGTCGGTTATAGTTATTTTTCGGAATCATTATTCGGTCCTGTTCAATATGGGTATAACTTCAGTATTCTGAAGAATGGTATTCCTTCTGGATCGGACAGCATTAACATAGTTGTGGATGGTAACGGAAATGTAACGCAATTCTCTAAGTCTGCTCAAGGGCTTGAGTACCCGTCTGCACAGCCCAAGATTACCTTGGAGCAAGCACAGAAGCAATTTGCGGAACAGTTTGATGTGGGCCTATTTTACATTCCTATTTATAAGAACGGAAAACCTAACAACTGGATTCTAGGCTGGCGTCCAATAGATCAGTCTCTATATCCTATCGATGCATTAACGGGCAAGCGGATAGATTATGAAGGAAAAGAATCCGTATCCACCTCAGTCGTGTATTCAGAAGTAGCGAAGAGTAAGGATGTTTTTCAGGCAAGAAGTTCTAGTACAGAGCTTTCTGCAAAAGAAGCAGCACAACTTGTAGAGAAGGTTGCTTATATTCCAGCAGATCGTAAATTGATCTCGCAAACCTTGAGAAATGACTATCAGGATTCAGATCGAAAAATCTGGCAGCTATACTGGGGCAGTAATGGAAATGATCGTTACATTGGTGCTGGCTTTCCAGAGCAATCCTCTGCCGAGATCGATGCAAAGACCGGTGAAGTATTGCAGTACCAGGTTCAAGCTTATGGTGCTATTCAGGATAAGAAGAAGGAAGAGCCGGCACCTGCTGGAGGTAAGAAGCTTAGTGAGGCTGAAGCGAAGGTGAAAGCGCTTAGTATAATTAATAGTCTATATCCTCAGGCGAGCCAGAAGCTAAAGCTGGTAGAATACGGGGATAATTCGAGTTTGACTTCAGACGGATCAGGATATGGATACCAGTTTATTAGATATCATCAAGGAATTCCTGTGAGTGACAGCACCATTACGGTAAGCTTGGATCTTTACGGCAGACTGACTTCTTACATGGGGAATCGGATAAGCGGTATCGATGGAATCACATTATCGCCTGATGCAACAATTTCCAAGAAAGAAGCGCTCGAAAGTTATAAACCTAAATATCAGACTAAACTGAAGTATACTCAGGTTGGCGGATACAATACTTATAGTAACTATGTCGCACCGAAGGTGAAGCTGGTATATGATACAACCTTTGATGAATCTAATGGATTGAATCAGGTTTTGGATGCAGCCACTGGAAAATGGGTTGCGGTGTATGATTACCTCGGTCAGCAAGATGCTCAACTATCTGCAACGGATATCAAAGGTCATGCAGCAGAGCGGGAATTATCAGAATTGGTAAACCACCATGTGATTACACCGGATGCCGATGGCAAAGTGAACCCGGATCAAGAAATAACTGTCGGTGATTGGTTATCCTATCTTGCCAAAGCTTCTAGTCCAAATTTCACCAATTATTATAATAATAATGAACGAAAAACTGTGGCAGGCGTGAAGCCAGAGAATTCATATTATGATGCAGTTATTTTTGCAGCAGATCGTAAATGGATCAATAAGGATGAAAGCCTGCAAGTAGAGAGTAAGTTAACCCGGGAACAGCTTGCTGTTCATCTGGCTAATTTCTTGAAATACAATAAACTCACAGCTTATCTTGATAAAGATGTGACTGTAAGTCAGTTTAGTGATAGCTCAGCTATAAACAATAAGGGGGCCGTGGCTCTTGTTGTGAAATTGGGACTCTTAAAGGATGACAACGGCAAGTTTAATCCGCAGCAGAATGTAACAAAAGCGCTGGCGGCTTCGGTGATCATGAAGCTAGTGGAGCTGCAAGGAAAGACCGATCAGATCATAGGTCAATAA